A single genomic interval of Lepidochelys kempii isolate rLepKem1 chromosome 13, rLepKem1.hap2, whole genome shotgun sequence harbors:
- the SPO11 gene encoding meiotic recombination protein SPO11 — MSLSLPGETDWSAFTLLDHHRVSLLRSIKEAAREETRIGETGPSNNVCQITSSEILGAIENVIQDIVTSLARNKAPVLTLVNRSDWGNIQFKDSVGLQMISHYTTRKIKSDCPKSAPKFALILKILSVIYKMVQNNTYATKRDIYYSDTLLFGNQSVVDNIVNDISCMLKIPRRSLHILSTTKGCIAGNLSYTEEDGTKVNCTCSATAVIVPSNVQGIRNVITDAKFILIVEKDATFQRLLDDDFCNKLSPCIMITGKGVPDLNTRLLVRKLWDTCHIPIFTLMDADPHGIEIMCIYKYGSVSMSFEAHHLTVPAIRWLGLLPSDIERLNIRKDALIPLTKQDQNKLASMQKRPYVACQPMWKKEMEIMAASKMKAEIQALTSLSSDYLSRVYLPSKLQFGGWI; from the exons ATGTCTTTGTCCCTGCCCGGGGAGACAGACTGGTCTGCATTCACCTTATTGGACCACCACAGGGTTTCCCTGCTGCGTTCCATCAAGGAGGCAGCCAGAGAAGAGACCAGAATTGGGGAAACTGGCCCCTCCAATAACGTTTGCCAAATCACTAG TTCTGAGATCCTTGGAGCAATAGAAAATGTTATACAAGATATAGTTACAAGTCTAGCCAGAAACAAAGCACCTGTTCTGACCTTGGTTAACAGATCAGATTGGGGAAATATACA GTTTAAAGATTCTGTAGGTCTACAGATGATATCTCATTATaccacaagaaaaataaaaagtgactgCCCCAAATCAGCACCAAAATTTG CTCTAATTCTTAAAATATTATCTGTGATCTACAAGATGGTGCAGAACAATACGTATGCAACCAAAAG AGATATATATTACAGTGATACACTACTATTTGGTAACCAGAGTGTTGTGGACAATATAGTCAATGACATTTCCTGCATGCTTAAGATACCTAGGAGAAGTCTACATATA CTGTCTACAACTAAAGGTTGCATTGCTGGTAACTTAAGTTATACTGAGGAAGACGGTACGAAAGTGAATTGTACATGCAGTGCAACA gcAGTCATTGTGCCATCTAATGTTCAAGGAATTAGAA ATGTGATCACAGATGCAAAATTTATACTAATTGTAGAAAAAGATGCAACTTTTCAGAGGCTCCTGGATGATGACTTCTGCAATAAATTGTCTCCATGCATAATGATTACG GGAAAAGGAGTACCAGATCTGAACACAAGACTTCTAGTCAGAAAGTTGTGGGATACATGTCATATTCCTATTTTCACCCTCATGGATGCAGATCCACATG GTATAGAAATAATGTGCATCTACAAGTATGGATCTGTG TCAATGTCTTTTGAAGCCCATCATCTCACAGTTCCAGCTATAAGATGGCTTGGTCTCCTTCCATCTGATATTGAAAG ATTAAATATACGCAAAGATGCGTTGATTCCACTTACTAAACAAGATCAAAATAAACTCGCCAGTATGCAGAAGAGACCTTATGTGGCTTGCCAACCAATGTGGAAAAAAGAA atggaAATTATGGCAGCATCTAAAATGAAGGCTGAAATTCAAGCTTTGACTTCTCTTTCATCAGATTACCTTTCCAGGGTGTATCTACCAAGCAAATTGCAATTTGGTGGATGGATATGA